From the Ruminiclostridium josui JCM 17888 genome, one window contains:
- a CDS encoding UDP-glucose--hexose-1-phosphate uridylyltransferase, whose protein sequence is MINPAYEIERLLQYGERHGMIDKLDKIIARNKLLDLLKIKEPFYGEIPDEYLKYPWEILEKIVDYAEEAGLFDKDIYVYRELFDTAIMGTMMPRESEIIRKFTDLTEKESIKAATDYFYDLCLASNYIRMSQIEKNIKWVNESKYGKLEITINLTKPEKDPKTIAMERLQPKSNYPECMLCIDNIGYAGRINFPPRQTHRIIPVTLCGEQWYLQYSPYVYYNEHCIVLSEKHEPMAISKMTFKLLLDFVRQFPHYICGSNADLPIVGGSILSHNHFQGGNYLFPMQKAPVTAKYKFDKFKNIDIGLVKWPLSVIRLSCNRIDELVEFSDYILTCWKGYSDERVDVLAYTDNEEGRVPHNTITPIARINELGKYEMDLVLRNNRTSMEHPDGIFHPHKEIHHIKKENIGLIEVMGLAILPGRLKNELINIKEILVGNSGTDSIYESDNVLFKHKDWIEQLVSKYGTSMTEDDADRVLKHEIGKKFEICLEHSGVFKQDEKGLEAFNRFLKSMGLELKYEQEL, encoded by the coding sequence TTGATTAATCCTGCTTATGAGATTGAGCGGCTTCTTCAATATGGTGAAAGACATGGAATGATAGATAAATTAGATAAAATTATTGCAAGAAATAAGCTTTTGGACTTACTAAAGATTAAAGAGCCATTCTATGGAGAAATACCAGATGAATATCTGAAATACCCTTGGGAAATACTTGAAAAAATTGTAGATTATGCCGAGGAAGCGGGACTTTTTGATAAGGACATCTATGTATACCGTGAACTTTTTGATACCGCAATAATGGGGACGATGATGCCCAGAGAGTCTGAAATAATAAGAAAATTTACGGATTTGACTGAAAAAGAATCCATTAAAGCTGCAACGGATTATTTTTATGATTTATGCCTTGCATCAAATTATATAAGAATGTCACAAATAGAGAAGAACATTAAATGGGTCAATGAATCAAAATATGGCAAGTTGGAAATTACCATTAATCTGACCAAGCCGGAAAAAGACCCTAAAACTATTGCAATGGAGAGGCTTCAGCCTAAAAGTAATTATCCTGAGTGCATGCTGTGTATAGACAATATAGGATATGCAGGGAGAATTAATTTTCCTCCAAGACAGACTCACAGGATTATACCGGTTACCCTTTGCGGGGAACAATGGTATTTGCAGTACTCTCCATATGTTTATTACAATGAGCATTGCATAGTATTAAGTGAAAAACATGAGCCTATGGCTATTTCAAAAATGACTTTCAAATTGCTGTTGGACTTTGTCAGACAGTTCCCACATTACATTTGCGGCTCAAATGCAGACCTGCCTATTGTGGGAGGCTCCATATTAAGCCATAACCATTTTCAGGGCGGAAATTACCTATTCCCAATGCAAAAGGCACCTGTTACTGCAAAATATAAGTTTGATAAATTCAAAAATATAGACATTGGTTTGGTAAAATGGCCATTGTCAGTTATCCGTTTATCCTGTAATAGAATAGATGAATTAGTTGAGTTTTCTGATTATATTTTGACCTGTTGGAAAGGTTATAGTGACGAAAGGGTGGATGTTTTAGCATATACCGACAATGAGGAAGGTAGAGTTCCTCATAATACAATAACTCCTATAGCAAGGATAAACGAATTAGGTAAATATGAAATGGATTTAGTATTGAGAAACAACCGGACTTCAATGGAGCATCCCGATGGTATTTTTCATCCTCATAAGGAAATCCATCATATAAAGAAAGAGAATATCGGATTAATTGAGGTAATGGGTTTGGCAATACTGCCGGGAAGATTGAAAAATGAACTCATTAATATAAAAGAAATTTTAGTGGGGAATTCGGGTACTGATAGTATTTACGAAAGTGATAATGTCCTTTTCAAACACAAAGACTGGATAGAGCAGCTTGTTTCAAAATACGGGACATCTATGACGGAGGATGATGCAGACCGAGTACTTAAGCATGAAATTGGTAAGAAATTTGAAATTTGTCTAGAGCATTCGGGAGTGTTTAAACAGGATGAAAAGGGGCTTGAAGCCTTTAACAGATTTTTGAAATCAATGGGATTGGAGCTAAAATATGAACAAGAACTATGA
- a CDS encoding galactokinase → MNKNYEELKSKFCRIYGGEKENLRIFSAPGRVNLIGEHIDYCGGYVLPAALSLDSTVIARPNGKNTISLAATDLPDRVEISLDSLESAKGLKWGNYQAGVAYMLQKAGYSLTGVDMLFHDTVPLGSGLSSSAAIEMVTAITLVTLGNRANGINNQIDMVEMAALGQKTENEFCGVSCGIMDQFASAMGKKDHAILLDCGALKYKYLPLKLDEYQIVLGNTKKKRALGESKYNERVSECTEGLRILKQYMPDKKNLCDITVDEFEKYKSKIENKVVRKRVTHVICENARVLKAADALQRNDIGELGRLMVEANDSIRDLYEVTGRELDIMTEEALKVEGVIGARMTGAGFGGCTVNIVREDKVELFINQVGRNYKDRTGLTPEFYISEIGDGAREITP, encoded by the coding sequence ATGAACAAGAACTATGAGGAACTAAAAAGTAAATTCTGCCGTATTTACGGAGGAGAGAAAGAGAATTTACGAATTTTTTCTGCACCGGGCAGGGTAAATCTTATTGGAGAACATATTGATTATTGCGGAGGATATGTACTTCCGGCGGCATTAAGTCTGGATTCAACAGTAATAGCTAGGCCAAACGGAAAAAATACTATAAGCCTTGCAGCAACGGATTTGCCAGATAGGGTTGAAATTAGTCTAGATAGCCTTGAGAGCGCAAAAGGATTGAAATGGGGAAACTATCAGGCAGGGGTAGCATATATGCTTCAGAAGGCAGGCTACAGCCTCACAGGGGTAGATATGTTATTCCATGATACTGTACCCCTGGGGTCTGGACTTTCTTCATCAGCTGCTATAGAAATGGTTACTGCCATTACACTGGTAACTCTGGGGAATAGGGCAAACGGAATTAATAACCAAATAGATATGGTGGAAATGGCAGCTTTAGGCCAAAAGACAGAAAATGAATTCTGCGGAGTCAGCTGTGGAATAATGGATCAGTTTGCTTCTGCCATGGGAAAAAAGGATCATGCAATTCTTCTTGATTGCGGAGCTTTAAAATATAAGTATTTGCCGCTAAAACTAGATGAATACCAGATTGTTCTTGGAAATACAAAGAAAAAGCGTGCCTTGGGAGAATCAAAATACAATGAAAGAGTCAGTGAATGTACTGAGGGTTTGAGAATACTAAAGCAATACATGCCTGACAAAAAAAATCTATGTGATATAACCGTAGATGAATTTGAAAAATATAAATCAAAAATAGAAAATAAAGTAGTCAGAAAAAGAGTAACCCATGTTATTTGTGAAAATGCCAGAGTATTGAAAGCAGCAGATGCCTTGCAGAGAAATGATATAGGTGAATTGGGAAGACTAATGGTGGAAGCAAATGACTCAATCAGGGATTTATATGAAGTTACAGGCAGAGAGCTTGATATTATGACAGAAGAGGCATTAAAAGTTGAAGGTGTAATTGGTGCAAGAATGACAGGGGCCGGTTTTGGAGGCTGCACTGTAAATATTGTCAGAGAAGATAAGGTCGAGCTTTTTATAAATCAAGTTGGCAGGAATTACAAAGACCGGACAGGCCTGACTCCTGAATTTTATATAAGTGAGATAGGTGACGGGGCAAGAGAGATAACTCCTTAA
- the secA2 gene encoding accessory Sec system translocase SecA2, producing MFFKRKKVIKPAQYKTLVDIINKKDFSMFSDYELKKLISTYRNNYSQYFNNNNNSNIDHNQQFVNEYMTECYAITKEICRRVLSVNPYDSQLLTGIALYFGKIAELPTGEGKTLAAVFPAVLNALKGKGVHIFTFNDYLAKRDAQWMLGIYEFWGLKAAYVQENMDRLQRKNAYLADITYVTPKEAGFDYLKDSIVYHKDEIVHRPFNAVIVDEADAILIDEARIPLVIAGNTGNQHQIDSRLLELVGLLRRNIDYMTDENSRNVYLTEKGSSLVENYLGCGNLYSSKNVETLTDINNLLHAKVLLKQDIDYIIKDGQIEIIDEFTGRVADRRKWDYGLQMALEALRGIKCTASNRILGKISIQNFVSLYPEMSGMTATAKSSEDEFRSTYKHDVYVVPPNKKCIRVDYDDYVFTHKEAKYNAVVKEVCACHKIGRPVLIGTSNIKESEMLATMLKQQGIECVVLNAKNDEEEAKIIALAGKLGAVTVSTNMAGRGVDIKLGGEDSPEERKKVLELGGLYVIGISRNECVRIDNQLRGRAGRQGDPGSSRFFVCLEDDLLVQFGIKKVIPSKYYGFRQGERIDDRKLLSLICHIQRVVDGQNFEIRKTLAKYSYLLEWQRRTFMKSRFDVLSCNKPGLLAIEKKEMYKELCIKYGKERVDEIQRRISLNCMDEVWYDFLEYCENIKEGINLVSAGRKDPVDEFNRLSINKFEHLEKEIHDKILHTLENTDFSMDDSELVDKGLQTPSATWTYIINDSIKVKNFSIFSRL from the coding sequence ATGTTTTTTAAAAGAAAAAAAGTTATAAAGCCGGCGCAGTACAAAACATTGGTTGATATAATTAACAAGAAAGATTTTTCTATGTTTTCTGATTATGAGTTGAAGAAATTAATTAGTACTTATAGAAATAACTATTCCCAGTATTTTAATAATAACAATAATTCAAACATTGACCATAATCAGCAGTTTGTTAATGAATACATGACTGAATGTTATGCAATTACCAAAGAGATTTGCAGGAGAGTCTTATCTGTTAATCCCTATGATTCACAATTGTTGACGGGAATAGCTCTATATTTTGGAAAAATTGCAGAACTACCAACAGGAGAGGGAAAAACCCTTGCGGCAGTGTTTCCAGCAGTATTAAATGCCCTAAAGGGAAAAGGTGTTCATATCTTTACATTTAACGATTACCTTGCAAAAAGAGATGCCCAATGGATGCTGGGAATATATGAATTTTGGGGATTGAAAGCGGCGTATGTTCAAGAGAACATGGACAGGCTTCAAAGAAAAAATGCATATTTGGCTGATATAACCTACGTTACCCCCAAAGAAGCAGGTTTTGATTATTTAAAGGATTCCATAGTTTATCATAAAGATGAAATTGTACATAGGCCATTCAACGCCGTAATTGTTGACGAGGCAGATGCAATTCTTATTGATGAAGCCAGAATACCTTTGGTTATTGCAGGAAATACTGGCAATCAGCACCAAATAGATAGCAGACTTCTAGAACTGGTGGGGTTATTAAGGCGGAATATTGATTACATGACTGATGAGAACAGCAGAAATGTGTATTTAACTGAAAAAGGAAGTTCTCTTGTGGAAAATTATCTTGGCTGCGGCAATCTGTACAGCAGCAAGAATGTAGAAACGCTTACAGACATAAACAACCTTCTTCATGCAAAAGTCCTTTTAAAACAAGATATTGATTACATTATAAAAGACGGACAAATCGAAATTATAGACGAATTTACCGGAAGAGTTGCAGATAGAAGAAAATGGGACTATGGCCTACAGATGGCCTTGGAAGCTCTCCGAGGAATTAAATGCACAGCCAGTAACAGAATACTGGGGAAAATATCAATTCAGAACTTCGTAAGCTTATATCCTGAAATGTCAGGAATGACGGCAACTGCAAAGTCGTCTGAAGACGAATTTAGAAGTACGTATAAACATGATGTATATGTTGTCCCTCCAAATAAAAAATGTATTCGTGTTGATTATGATGATTATGTTTTTACCCACAAAGAAGCAAAATACAATGCTGTAGTTAAAGAGGTATGTGCCTGCCATAAAATTGGGCGTCCTGTACTTATAGGGACTTCTAATATAAAGGAATCAGAGATGCTGGCGACTATGCTCAAACAACAGGGGATAGAATGTGTTGTATTAAACGCAAAAAATGACGAAGAGGAAGCGAAAATAATCGCTCTTGCAGGAAAGCTTGGAGCTGTTACCGTTTCAACTAATATGGCAGGGCGGGGAGTAGACATAAAGTTGGGCGGAGAGGATTCTCCGGAAGAAAGAAAAAAAGTTTTGGAATTGGGAGGCCTTTATGTTATAGGTATTAGCAGAAATGAGTGTGTCAGAATAGACAATCAGTTGAGGGGTAGGGCAGGAAGACAGGGGGATCCCGGCTCTTCACGTTTTTTTGTATGCTTGGAAGACGATTTACTAGTGCAATTCGGTATAAAAAAGGTTATTCCATCAAAATATTATGGATTCAGGCAAGGGGAAAGGATTGATGACAGAAAGCTGTTGTCACTTATATGTCATATACAGAGAGTAGTCGATGGCCAGAATTTTGAGATAAGAAAAACATTGGCGAAATATTCATATCTCCTTGAATGGCAAAGAAGGACATTTATGAAAAGCAGGTTTGACGTCTTGTCTTGCAATAAACCAGGGCTTTTGGCCATTGAGAAAAAAGAAATGTATAAAGAACTGTGCATAAAGTACGGAAAAGAAAGAGTTGATGAAATTCAGAGAAGAATATCTCTTAATTGTATGGATGAGGTATGGTATGACTTTCTTGAATACTGCGAAAACATAAAGGAAGGAATAAATCTGGTATCAGCAGGCAGAAAGGACCCTGTGGACGAGTTTAACAGACTTAGTATAAATAAATTTGAACACCTTGAGAAAGAAATACATGATAAAATACTCCATACTCTTGAAAATACTGATTTTTCCATGGATGACAGTGAACTTGTTGATAAGGGACTGCAAACTCCTTCGGCCACTTGGACGTATATAATTAACGACAGCATCAAAGTAAAAAATTTCTCGATTTTTAGCAGATTATAA
- a CDS encoding LytR/AlgR family response regulator transcription factor — protein sequence MIRISLCDDETQITETLAANIKDIRPDIEVLSFDCGENLLYSKYLYNDIVLLDIEMKGINGIETAEELRKGGYEGMIIFLTSHKEMVFDSFRVKPYNYIVKPIDIDKVNNILNNAINEVIDRKTTHFEAVFNNHTFRIPIEDIYYFESNGRKIDIHSKNGTITILGKMNQIEASLRNKQFFRCHKGYLVNLEHVCEFSNNEIILTNNQRVLISRLKISLFKEAFKAFMKGNIKC from the coding sequence ATGATACGAATTTCCCTATGCGATGATGAAACCCAAATTACTGAAACATTAGCCGCTAACATAAAAGACATAAGACCTGATATAGAAGTACTTTCCTTTGATTGTGGAGAGAATTTGCTTTACAGCAAGTACCTGTACAATGATATTGTATTACTGGATATTGAAATGAAAGGAATAAACGGTATTGAAACAGCCGAAGAGCTTCGCAAAGGCGGTTATGAGGGAATGATAATATTTCTCACATCTCACAAGGAAATGGTATTTGATTCTTTTCGGGTCAAGCCGTATAACTATATTGTAAAGCCCATTGACATAGACAAAGTAAACAATATTCTCAACAATGCCATAAATGAAGTTATTGACAGGAAAACTACTCATTTTGAAGCCGTATTTAATAATCATACTTTTAGAATTCCAATAGAGGATATTTACTACTTTGAGAGTAATGGAAGAAAAATAGATATTCATTCAAAAAACGGTACAATTACTATTTTGGGGAAAATGAATCAAATAGAAGCCTCTCTCAGAAACAAGCAGTTCTTTAGATGTCATAAGGGTTATCTTGTAAATCTTGAGCACGTTTGCGAATTTTCAAATAATGAGATTATTTTGACAAATAACCAGAGAGTTTTAATTAGCAGATTAAAAATTAGCTTGTTCAAGGAGGCTTTTAAGGCGTTTATGAAAGGAAATATAAAATGCTAG
- a CDS encoding sensor histidine kinase, giving the protein MLEILGNSLIDLISSIFEILIFVFMISIFLDFTERAKKNVILYFVIYGLLKVAKIIFPIVFLVDFVTSLFVLFFVFTAFKGNFAHKIFAFSIAICINYVVDIFIISFTNMGFNYNLFFSTLSGGIRGIWVTVIKIIMVILVYILLRNFATDTTLKIDILSSVQTLILIMLPAFSFATITILDWGVRNFVDIPINTSAFLLIASLCTIIYNVIVMILIDKMILNKKYKHLNEISQAQLRTQFNHYEQIMDKNQETRKLKHDMKNHLRLIRTLIENNDIDQAKGLLDEIEDTMRGLDLEISSGNSITDAILNEKNKLAHNLGIKFEFSGILPRENFINPFDISTIFSNALDNAIEAAVKSNDSERFVKIFTHIQGKCLFILIENSVEKDIKITGKEIETTKQNKEHHGFGLKNINDSVEKYGGSLSIMCENKVFKLEILLNIKI; this is encoded by the coding sequence ATGCTAGAAATTTTGGGGAACAGCCTAATTGACTTGATTTCAAGTATATTTGAAATATTGATTTTTGTTTTTATGATTTCAATTTTTTTAGACTTTACCGAAAGAGCAAAAAAAAATGTAATATTGTATTTTGTTATATACGGATTACTTAAAGTTGCTAAAATCATTTTTCCTATTGTATTTTTAGTTGATTTCGTCACTTCATTATTCGTACTCTTTTTTGTTTTTACTGCTTTTAAAGGGAACTTTGCACATAAAATATTTGCATTTAGTATAGCAATTTGTATTAACTATGTTGTTGATATTTTTATTATCTCATTTACAAATATGGGATTTAACTATAATTTGTTTTTCAGCACATTATCAGGAGGAATAAGGGGAATATGGGTTACAGTAATAAAAATAATAATGGTTATACTTGTATATATTCTCCTAAGGAACTTTGCAACTGACACAACATTAAAAATAGACATACTTTCATCTGTTCAGACATTAATTCTTATCATGCTTCCCGCCTTCAGCTTTGCTACAATCACAATTCTTGACTGGGGAGTAAGAAATTTCGTAGATATACCCATAAATACATCTGCTTTTCTGCTTATAGCATCTTTATGTACTATAATATACAACGTTATAGTAATGATTTTAATTGATAAGATGATTCTTAATAAAAAATATAAACATCTAAATGAAATTTCGCAAGCTCAGCTGCGAACTCAGTTTAATCATTATGAACAGATAATGGATAAAAATCAGGAAACCAGAAAACTAAAGCATGATATGAAAAATCACCTGAGACTCATTAGAACCCTGATTGAAAATAATGATATAGACCAAGCAAAGGGGCTCCTTGACGAAATCGAGGACACAATGCGAGGTTTAGATCTTGAAATAAGCAGTGGTAATAGTATCACAGATGCAATATTAAACGAAAAGAACAAGTTGGCCCATAACTTGGGGATAAAATTCGAGTTTTCCGGGATATTGCCAAGGGAGAACTTTATTAATCCATTTGATATCAGTACAATTTTTTCAAACGCATTGGATAATGCTATAGAAGCAGCAGTGAAATCCAATGATTCTGAACGATTTGTCAAGATTTTCACACACATTCAAGGTAAATGCCTGTTTATTCTAATTGAAAATTCAGTTGAAAAGGATATAAAAATTACAGGCAAAGAGATTGAAACTACAAAGCAAAACAAGGAACATCATGGTTTCGGGCTTAAAAATATCAATGATAGTGTGGAAAAATACGGTGGTAGTCTAAGTATCATGTGTGAAAACAAAGTATTTAAGTTGGAAATATTACTTAATATTAAAATATGA
- a CDS encoding peptidase domain-containing ABC transporter, with amino-acid sequence MQTLFKRYYCVKQHDITDCGAACLATISKQYGFKTSITKIREAAGTDKQGTNAYGLIKAAESLGFTAKGVKGNQEAFFSEFPLPCIAHVVVEGTLLHYVVIHKITKKQVLVADPGKGIVEYTPEDFFRIWTGVLILMVPNVSFSKGNETKGLFSRFYSLLLPQKKLIINIFLASLMYTVLGILGSFYFKFLLDDILQYNLEKTLHVISIGIILLYLFQTLLGAFRSHMVLYLSQKIDIPLILGYYQHVLGLPMNFFSTRKVGEIISRFMDASKVRDAISGATLTIMIDTLMALAGAIILYMQNHTLFLITFMIGVIYAIIVFAFNKPIKKVNQEQMEENAQLTSYLVESLNGIETVKAFNAEDEAAIKTEARFVKLLKSIFKSGIINNVRSSITSFTALAGGVVILWVGAWNVIKGSMSVGQLLTFNALLVYFLDPIKNLINLQPMLQTAIVASDRLGEIFDLELEKSKNEREKIKPVDLKGDISFKNVDFRYGTRSLVLKNIDFTIKQGEKIALVGESGSGKTTLVKLLLNLYTWEKGEITIKDYNIKDISFDYLRERLAYISQDIFMFSGTIRENLTLGNPNINMEEIVEACRMAKAHDFINKLPMRYETYLEENGANLSGGQKQRLAIARAILKKPDIFIMDEATSNLDSITEKAIERTLETVCSGVTTIIIAHRLSTIKRCDRIYVMEEGSIIEHGSHQELMKLGGKYFELWQGQLPETDAYSLTGGKL; translated from the coding sequence ATGCAAACCCTATTTAAACGCTATTATTGTGTCAAACAACATGACATCACAGATTGCGGAGCAGCTTGTCTGGCTACTATCAGCAAGCAGTACGGCTTCAAAACATCAATAACAAAGATAAGAGAAGCAGCTGGCACCGACAAACAAGGTACAAATGCATATGGATTGATAAAGGCAGCTGAAAGTCTAGGTTTCACAGCAAAAGGAGTGAAGGGCAATCAAGAGGCCTTTTTTTCTGAGTTTCCTCTTCCATGTATAGCACATGTTGTCGTGGAAGGTACATTGCTTCATTATGTTGTTATACATAAAATAACTAAAAAACAGGTTTTGGTTGCTGACCCGGGAAAGGGCATTGTAGAGTATACGCCGGAGGATTTTTTTAGAATATGGACAGGTGTACTTATTCTAATGGTTCCAAATGTTTCTTTTAGCAAGGGTAATGAAACCAAAGGGTTATTTTCAAGATTTTACAGTCTGCTTTTGCCGCAAAAGAAACTAATAATTAATATATTTTTAGCATCTTTAATGTATACTGTATTAGGAATTTTGGGTTCATTTTATTTTAAATTTTTACTTGATGATATTTTGCAATACAATCTGGAAAAGACCTTGCATGTCATATCAATAGGTATTATTTTGCTGTATCTTTTTCAGACGCTATTAGGTGCATTTCGCTCTCACATGGTACTGTACTTGTCACAAAAAATCGATATCCCGCTTATATTGGGCTACTATCAGCATGTTCTTGGACTTCCCATGAACTTCTTCAGCACAAGGAAGGTTGGAGAAATTATTTCAAGATTTATGGATGCATCAAAGGTAAGAGATGCAATTTCAGGTGCTACTCTTACAATTATGATTGACACATTAATGGCACTGGCGGGAGCAATTATACTCTATATGCAGAATCATACACTTTTTCTGATAACTTTTATGATAGGAGTAATATACGCGATTATTGTTTTTGCATTTAATAAGCCAATTAAGAAAGTAAATCAGGAGCAAATGGAGGAAAATGCACAACTTACTTCTTATCTTGTTGAATCATTAAATGGAATTGAAACAGTAAAGGCCTTTAATGCTGAGGATGAAGCAGCGATAAAAACCGAAGCAAGGTTTGTAAAGCTCCTCAAATCTATATTCAAAAGCGGTATAATTAATAATGTACGTTCATCAATTACATCCTTCACTGCACTGGCCGGAGGCGTAGTTATCTTGTGGGTAGGTGCATGGAATGTAATAAAAGGCAGCATGTCGGTAGGACAGCTTTTAACTTTTAATGCGCTCCTGGTGTATTTTCTTGATCCCATAAAAAACCTCATAAATCTACAGCCAATGCTGCAAACCGCAATAGTAGCGTCCGACCGTCTGGGAGAAATTTTTGACCTTGAGTTGGAAAAGAGTAAAAATGAAAGGGAGAAAATTAAACCCGTTGATTTAAAAGGAGATATTTCTTTTAAAAATGTTGATTTCAGATATGGAACACGTTCTCTGGTATTAAAGAATATTGATTTTACTATAAAGCAGGGTGAAAAAATTGCTTTGGTAGGGGAAAGCGGCTCAGGTAAAACTACGCTGGTAAAGCTTTTATTGAACCTGTATACATGGGAAAAAGGTGAAATCACAATAAAAGACTACAATATAAAGGATATATCCTTTGATTATCTTAGAGAAAGGCTTGCCTATATCTCTCAGGATATATTTATGTTCAGCGGAACAATCCGGGAAAATCTTACTTTAGGTAACCCCAATATAAATATGGAGGAAATTGTTGAGGCATGCAGAATGGCGAAAGCACATGATTTTATAAATAAGCTTCCAATGAGGTATGAAACTTATCTTGAGGAAAACGGTGCAAATTTATCGGGAGGGCAAAAGCAAAGGCTTGCAATAGCTAGAGCTATATTGAAAAAACCTGACATATTTATAATGGACGAAGCCACAAGCAATCTGGATTCAATTACTGAGAAGGCAATAGAGAGAACGCTGGAAACTGTTTGCAGTGGTGTAACAACTATTATAATAGCCCATAGATTAAGCACTATTAAACGCTGTGACAGAATATATGTAATGGAGGAAGGCAGCATTATTGAACACGGCAGCCACCAGGAGCTTATGAAGCTTGGAGGTAAATATTTTGAATTATGGCAGGGTCAGTTGCCCGAAACAGATGCATATTCACTGACAGGAGGTAAACTCTAG